A genome region from Populus alba chromosome 5, ASM523922v2, whole genome shotgun sequence includes the following:
- the LOC118031861 gene encoding uncharacterized protein: protein MFTTRPVKINSKETCIPITSSLVDDHDQEFKEILTVMGVPGRKQSKILRQMASLARSKGTFSGVSMDVELLVGTYQEITEGDIARAERESMDIEAGQIPAARSIA from the coding sequence ATGTTCACAACTAGACCGGTGAAAATCAACAGCAAAGAGACTTGCATCCCCATCACCAGTTCATTGGTTGATGATCATGATCAAGAATTTAAAGAGATCTTGACAGTGATGGGAGTCCCTGGAAGGAAGCAATCGAAGATCCTAAGACAGATGGCATCGCTTGCCCGTAGCAAGGGTACTTTTAGTGGCGTCTCCATGGATGTTGAATTATTGGTGGGGACCTACCAGGAAATTACAGAAGGTGATATTGCTAGAGCTGAGAGGGAGTCAATGGATATTGAAGCTGGACAAATCCCGGCCGCCAGGTCCATTGCCTAA